In Haloplanus rubicundus, one DNA window encodes the following:
- a CDS encoding helix-hairpin-helix domain-containing protein: protein MRLEDYWGVGPKTSERLREALGEEAAVEAIESADVRALTDAGITRGRATRILRRANDEAGMDALATRDTREVYDDLLALASEYALTRHAADRIRVLTPLSNPDAVVDRLDAVDAAREAWTGLDDAGRAAVVDAFDAYDSAAGTERAAVDAVLALRDAGLDGATFDALGDIDPDAVREAADALQYVTADGVAAGADDRLDDLRGRLDDARDLENSAFDVLERIRETGVRDLEDFRRAFADYVDRETRLSRSAIEEVAPDEAHDAADFVSTALRALVDDLERRVADREREVEDGLRASIADAREDVDRAVAAVDDVALDLSLARFAAAHDLTRPALGGDGLAVEGARNLFLDDPDPVDYAVGDHDLSPPTGDRVAVLTGANSGGKTTLLETCCSVALLAAMGLPVPADRAAVGAFDAIVFHRRHASFNAGVLESTLKSIVPPLTDDGRTLMLVDEFEAITEPGRAADLLNGLVDLTVDRGALGVYVTHLADDLSPLPPAARIDGIFAEGLTPELALRVDYQPRFGTVGKSTPEFIVSRLVANAGDRRVRQGFEHLAAAVGEEAVQRTLSDAYED, encoded by the coding sequence ATGCGACTGGAGGATTACTGGGGCGTGGGGCCGAAGACGAGCGAGCGCCTCCGAGAGGCGCTGGGCGAGGAGGCTGCCGTCGAGGCCATCGAATCCGCGGACGTGCGCGCACTGACCGATGCGGGGATCACGCGGGGGCGGGCGACGCGTATCCTCCGCCGCGCCAACGACGAGGCGGGGATGGACGCGCTGGCCACCCGCGACACCCGCGAGGTGTACGACGACCTGCTGGCGCTGGCGAGCGAGTACGCGCTCACTCGCCACGCCGCCGACCGGATTCGCGTCCTGACGCCGCTCTCGAATCCCGACGCCGTGGTCGACCGACTGGACGCCGTCGACGCCGCGCGCGAGGCGTGGACCGGTCTCGACGACGCAGGTCGGGCGGCGGTCGTGGACGCCTTCGACGCCTACGACTCGGCGGCCGGCACCGAACGCGCCGCCGTCGACGCCGTCCTCGCGCTCCGGGACGCCGGACTCGACGGGGCGACGTTCGACGCCCTCGGCGACATCGACCCCGACGCGGTCCGGGAGGCGGCCGACGCCCTGCAGTACGTCACCGCCGACGGCGTGGCCGCGGGCGCGGACGACCGCCTCGACGACCTGCGCGGCCGCCTCGACGACGCGCGCGACCTGGAGAACTCCGCGTTCGACGTGCTAGAGCGGATCCGGGAGACGGGCGTCCGTGATCTGGAAGATTTCCGCCGGGCCTTCGCCGACTACGTGGACCGCGAGACGCGGCTCTCGCGTTCGGCAATCGAGGAGGTGGCGCCCGACGAGGCCCACGACGCCGCCGACTTCGTGAGCACGGCGCTCCGGGCGCTGGTCGACGACCTGGAACGCCGGGTCGCGGACCGGGAGCGCGAGGTCGAGGACGGCCTCCGCGCGTCCATCGCCGACGCTCGCGAGGACGTGGACCGGGCGGTCGCCGCCGTCGACGACGTGGCCCTCGATCTGTCGCTCGCGCGGTTCGCGGCGGCCCACGACCTCACGCGGCCGGCGCTGGGGGGCGACGGCCTCGCCGTCGAGGGCGCGCGAAACCTCTTTCTCGACGATCCGGACCCCGTGGACTACGCGGTCGGCGACCACGACCTGTCGCCGCCGACGGGCGACCGCGTGGCCGTGTTGACGGGGGCGAACAGCGGCGGGAAGACGACCCTGCTGGAGACGTGCTGTTCGGTCGCGCTGCTGGCGGCGATGGGGCTGCCCGTCCCCGCCGACCGCGCCGCCGTGGGGGCGTTCGACGCCATCGTCTTCCACCGCCGGCACGCGAGCTTCAATGCGGGGGTGCTGGAGTCGACGCTGAAGTCAATCGTCCCGCCCCTGACCGACGACGGCCGGACGCTGATGCTGGTCGACGAGTTCGAGGCGATCACCGAACCCGGCCGCGCCGCGGACCTGTTGAACGGCTTGGTGGATCTGACCGTCGACCGCGGCGCCCTCGGGGTGTACGTCACCCACCTCGCGGACGATCTGAGCCCGCTGCCTCCGGCCGCACGGATCGACGGCATCTTCGCCGAGGGGCTGACGCCGGAGTTGGCGCTCCGGGTGGACTACCAGCCCCGCTTCGGCACCGTCGGCAAGTCGACGCCGGAGTTCATCGTCTCCCGCCTCGTCGCCAACGCGGGCGACCGACGGGTGCGACAGGGGTTCGAACACCTCGCCGCCGCGGTGGGCGAGGAGGCGGTCCAGCGCACCCTCTCGGACGCGTACGAGGACTGA